Proteins encoded by one window of Scatophagus argus isolate fScaArg1 chromosome 8, fScaArg1.pri, whole genome shotgun sequence:
- the LOC124063644 gene encoding NEDD8-activating enzyme E1 catalytic subunit-like isoform X2, whose translation MAVDGGHRDTGCDWDGRWNHVKKFLERPGPFTHPDFEPSTESLQFLLETCKILVIGAGGLGCELLKNLALSGFRLIHVVDMDTIDVSNLNRQFLFRPKDVGRPKAEVAADFVNSRIPGCKVVPHFKKIQDFDESFYRQFHIIVCGLDSIIARRWMNGMLISLLSYEDGVLDPSSIIPLIDGGTEGFKGNARVILPGMTACIDCTLELYPPQINFPMCTIASMPRLPEHCIEYARILQWPKEKPFGDTSLDGDNPEHIQWVFERAQERAAEFNITGVTYRLTQGVVKRIIPAVASTNAVIAAACATEVFKIATSAYIPLNNYLVFNDVEGLYTYTFEAERKENCSACSQVPQDLQFPPSAKLQEVLEYLTENAALQMKSPAITTTLEGKNKTLYLQSVKSIEERTRPNLCKTLKELGLSDGQELAVADVTTPQTVLFKLNFTT comes from the exons ATGGCTGTAGATGGTGGACACAGGGACACTGGCTGCGACTGGGATGGCCGGTGGAATCATGTGAAGAAGTTTTTGGAGAGACCCGGCCCGTTCACCCATCCTGACTTTGAGCCAAGCACTGAG TCTCTACAGTTCTTGTTGGAGACATGCAAGATTCTGGTCATTGGCGCAGGAGGACTTGGATGTGAACTCCTCAAAAATCTG GCTCTGTCTGGGTTTCGCCTTATTCACGTGGTTGACATGGACACAATTGATGTGTCCAACCTGAACAGGCAGTTTCTTTTCAG ACCCAAAGATGTTGGACGACCAAAGGCAGAAGTGGCCGCCGACTTCGTCAATAGTCGTATCCCTGGGTGTAAAGTTGTTCC TCACTTCAAGAAGATCCAAGACTTTGATGAGTCTTTCTACAGAC AGTTCCACATCATAGTCTGTGGACTGGACTCCATCATTGCCAGACGCTGGATGAATGGGATGCTG ATATCCCTCCTGAGCTATGAAGACGGAGTCCTGGATCCCAGCTCCATCATCCCCCTCATCGATGGAGGAACAGAGGGCTTCAAAGGAAACGCTCGTGTCATTCTACCCGGCATGACTGCTTGCATCGACTGCACATTGGAGCTGTACCCCCCACAG ATTAATTTTCCCATGTGCACCATTGCATCGATGCCAAGGCTACCTGAACATTGCATTGAATATGCCAGGATCTTACAGTGGCCCAAAGAAAAGCCTTTTGGAG ATACCAGCTTAGATGGAGACAATCCTGAGCACATCCAGTGGGTGTTTGAAAGAGCCCAagaaagagctgcagagtttaACATAACAGGAGTGACGTACAGACTCACTCAAG GAGTTGTGAAGAGAATCATCCCTGCAGTGGCATCAACTAACGCTGTGATTGCGG CTGCCTGTGCAACAGAAGTTTTTAAAATTGCTACAAG TGCGTATATTCCTTTAAATAATTACCTGGTCTTTAATGACGTGGAGGGACTGTACACCTACACTTTTGAAGCTGAACGAAAG GAAAATTGTTCAGCTTGCAGCCAGGTGCCTCAGGATCTCCAGTTCCCTCCTTCCGCCAAATTACAGGAGGTTTTAGAGTACCTCACGGAGAACGCAGCTCT ACAAATGAAATCCCCAGCCATAACCACAACTCTGGAGGGGAAGAACAAGACGCTCTATTTGCAG TCGGTTAAATCCATTGAGGAACGAACCAGGCCAAACCTCTGCAAGACTTTGAAAG AGCTGGGCTTGTCAGATGGACAGGAACTGGCTGTGGCCGACGTCACCACACCCCAGACGGTTCTCTTCAAGCTGAATTTCACCACCTGA
- the LOC124063644 gene encoding NEDD8-activating enzyme E1 catalytic subunit-like isoform X1, producing the protein MADAEEPEKKRRRIEDMTEKMAVDGGHRDTGCDWDGRWNHVKKFLERPGPFTHPDFEPSTESLQFLLETCKILVIGAGGLGCELLKNLALSGFRLIHVVDMDTIDVSNLNRQFLFRPKDVGRPKAEVAADFVNSRIPGCKVVPHFKKIQDFDESFYRQFHIIVCGLDSIIARRWMNGMLISLLSYEDGVLDPSSIIPLIDGGTEGFKGNARVILPGMTACIDCTLELYPPQINFPMCTIASMPRLPEHCIEYARILQWPKEKPFGDTSLDGDNPEHIQWVFERAQERAAEFNITGVTYRLTQGVVKRIIPAVASTNAVIAAACATEVFKIATSAYIPLNNYLVFNDVEGLYTYTFEAERKENCSACSQVPQDLQFPPSAKLQEVLEYLTENAALQMKSPAITTTLEGKNKTLYLQSVKSIEERTRPNLCKTLKELGLSDGQELAVADVTTPQTVLFKLNFTT; encoded by the exons ggagaagaaaagaaggcgAATAGAGGACATGACTGAGAA AATGGCTGTAGATGGTGGACACAGGGACACTGGCTGCGACTGGGATGGCCGGTGGAATCATGTGAAGAAGTTTTTGGAGAGACCCGGCCCGTTCACCCATCCTGACTTTGAGCCAAGCACTGAG TCTCTACAGTTCTTGTTGGAGACATGCAAGATTCTGGTCATTGGCGCAGGAGGACTTGGATGTGAACTCCTCAAAAATCTG GCTCTGTCTGGGTTTCGCCTTATTCACGTGGTTGACATGGACACAATTGATGTGTCCAACCTGAACAGGCAGTTTCTTTTCAG ACCCAAAGATGTTGGACGACCAAAGGCAGAAGTGGCCGCCGACTTCGTCAATAGTCGTATCCCTGGGTGTAAAGTTGTTCC TCACTTCAAGAAGATCCAAGACTTTGATGAGTCTTTCTACAGAC AGTTCCACATCATAGTCTGTGGACTGGACTCCATCATTGCCAGACGCTGGATGAATGGGATGCTG ATATCCCTCCTGAGCTATGAAGACGGAGTCCTGGATCCCAGCTCCATCATCCCCCTCATCGATGGAGGAACAGAGGGCTTCAAAGGAAACGCTCGTGTCATTCTACCCGGCATGACTGCTTGCATCGACTGCACATTGGAGCTGTACCCCCCACAG ATTAATTTTCCCATGTGCACCATTGCATCGATGCCAAGGCTACCTGAACATTGCATTGAATATGCCAGGATCTTACAGTGGCCCAAAGAAAAGCCTTTTGGAG ATACCAGCTTAGATGGAGACAATCCTGAGCACATCCAGTGGGTGTTTGAAAGAGCCCAagaaagagctgcagagtttaACATAACAGGAGTGACGTACAGACTCACTCAAG GAGTTGTGAAGAGAATCATCCCTGCAGTGGCATCAACTAACGCTGTGATTGCGG CTGCCTGTGCAACAGAAGTTTTTAAAATTGCTACAAG TGCGTATATTCCTTTAAATAATTACCTGGTCTTTAATGACGTGGAGGGACTGTACACCTACACTTTTGAAGCTGAACGAAAG GAAAATTGTTCAGCTTGCAGCCAGGTGCCTCAGGATCTCCAGTTCCCTCCTTCCGCCAAATTACAGGAGGTTTTAGAGTACCTCACGGAGAACGCAGCTCT ACAAATGAAATCCCCAGCCATAACCACAACTCTGGAGGGGAAGAACAAGACGCTCTATTTGCAG TCGGTTAAATCCATTGAGGAACGAACCAGGCCAAACCTCTGCAAGACTTTGAAAG AGCTGGGCTTGTCAGATGGACAGGAACTGGCTGTGGCCGACGTCACCACACCCCAGACGGTTCTCTTCAAGCTGAATTTCACCACCTGA